The following are encoded in a window of Ignavibacteria bacterium genomic DNA:
- the rnr gene encoding ribonuclease R, producing the protein MEKQIVELVKSSPVRGLKTKDIAKRLQINSDKDYSLLKETLHTLFSSGKLNRKGKRYTLLHDKNQIAGRLEVTRYGYGFVIPKLEGLEDIYISERNLGTAFHGDEVMVELFARNRKRRPEGAIVEVTQRKKDEFVGTLHKSKRFNFVVLDEKFIHRDIFVSSDKLNGADTGSKVVVKLTEWTSPASNPIGEIVEVLGSVGDNKAEMLAIAKSFNLRTKFPKSIELEASAFSKKDIEQEIPNRLDLRDKTIITIDPEDAKDFDDALSIEAIDDKTFLVGVHIADVSFFVKENSELDKEAMLRGTSVYLVNQVIPMLPEELSNNWCSLVPGEDRLCFSVLITMTDKAEVKSFEVKKTVINNKRRFTYDEAQEIIETQKGDCVKEILQLNELAKLLLKKRIRSGGIDFITDEIKFKMSEKGQPLEIIKKVRLQSHRLIEDFMLLANKLVAQKGKFYLDKKSFPFVYRVHDVPDEVKIKELADFVKTLGYKLNVTGGVKSKSLQKLIEQVRTKPEEVLVNEVMIRSMAKAEYSDQNIGHYGLAFRDYSHFTSPIRRYPDLIAHRLLFIYESGSKLKDVQKYKKKLPAICKQNSASERLAMEAERESIKKKQIEYIKNHLGKEYDGIISGVQSFGLFVELNEILVEGLIHIKNLPSDIYFYDEKKYTLFGRLEKTSFRLGDKVRVKVIDINEDRNEIDFELVD; encoded by the coding sequence ATAGAAAAACAAATAGTTGAGCTTGTAAAATCAAGTCCAGTCAGAGGATTGAAAACAAAAGATATTGCCAAACGGCTGCAAATAAATTCTGATAAAGATTATTCTCTGCTGAAAGAAACTTTGCACACACTTTTTTCATCAGGTAAACTTAACAGAAAAGGGAAACGATATACACTCCTTCATGATAAAAATCAAATCGCAGGCAGACTTGAGGTAACTCGATACGGTTATGGCTTTGTAATTCCAAAGTTAGAAGGGCTGGAAGATATTTACATCTCGGAGCGAAATCTCGGCACAGCTTTTCATGGCGATGAGGTTATGGTCGAATTATTTGCACGAAACCGAAAACGAAGACCTGAAGGAGCAATCGTTGAAGTAACTCAAAGAAAAAAAGATGAATTTGTTGGAACGCTCCATAAATCGAAGAGATTCAATTTCGTTGTGCTTGACGAAAAGTTTATCCACCGTGATATATTTGTTTCCTCAGATAAATTGAATGGAGCTGATACGGGAAGCAAGGTAGTTGTAAAATTAACTGAGTGGACTTCGCCCGCGTCGAATCCGATCGGGGAAATTGTTGAGGTGCTTGGAAGTGTCGGTGACAATAAAGCCGAAATGCTCGCAATTGCAAAATCATTCAATCTGAGAACAAAATTTCCGAAATCTATTGAACTCGAAGCTTCTGCATTTTCGAAGAAAGATATAGAACAAGAAATTCCCAATCGATTGGATTTGAGAGATAAAACGATTATCACCATCGATCCTGAAGATGCAAAAGATTTTGATGACGCTCTTTCAATTGAAGCAATTGACGACAAAACTTTTCTAGTCGGCGTTCATATTGCCGATGTAAGTTTTTTCGTAAAAGAAAACTCTGAATTAGATAAAGAAGCTATGCTGCGCGGAACGAGTGTTTATCTTGTGAATCAGGTAATTCCAATGCTGCCCGAAGAGCTTTCGAATAATTGGTGCAGCTTAGTCCCAGGTGAAGACAGACTCTGCTTTTCTGTTTTAATTACGATGACTGATAAAGCAGAAGTAAAAAGTTTTGAAGTGAAAAAGACTGTTATTAATAATAAAAGAAGATTCACTTACGATGAAGCTCAAGAAATTATAGAAACTCAAAAAGGAGATTGTGTAAAAGAAATTCTTCAGCTGAACGAACTGGCAAAATTACTTTTAAAGAAGCGAATCAGAAGCGGTGGAATAGATTTTATCACCGATGAAATTAAATTTAAAATGAGCGAAAAAGGTCAGCCGCTCGAAATTATCAAAAAAGTTCGATTGCAAAGTCATAGACTTATTGAAGACTTCATGCTACTTGCAAACAAATTAGTCGCACAGAAAGGGAAATTTTATTTAGATAAAAAATCTTTTCCATTCGTTTATAGGGTGCATGACGTACCGGATGAAGTTAAAATCAAAGAGCTAGCAGATTTTGTTAAGACTCTCGGATATAAATTAAATGTAACCGGGGGTGTCAAATCTAAATCACTTCAGAAATTGATCGAGCAAGTGCGCACTAAACCTGAAGAAGTGCTGGTTAATGAAGTGATGATCCGTTCGATGGCAAAAGCGGAATATTCAGATCAAAATATCGGGCACTATGGGCTGGCTTTCAGAGATTATTCTCATTTCACTTCACCTATCAGACGGTATCCCGATTTGATCGCTCATCGTCTATTGTTTATATATGAAAGCGGGAGCAAACTGAAAGATGTTCAAAAGTATAAGAAAAAACTTCCTGCAATATGCAAGCAAAACTCTGCTTCTGAACGCCTTGCGATGGAAGCAGAACGTGAATCCATTAAAAAGAAACAAATTGAGTATATAAAAAATCATCTCGGTAAAGAGTACGATGGAATAATTTCAGGTGTACAGTCGTTCGGTCTTTTCGTCGAGCTGAATGAGATTTTAGTTGAAGGTTTGATTCATATTAAAAATCTCCCTTCGGATATATATTTTTATGATGAGAAAAAATATACTTTATTCGGGAGGTTGGAAAAAACTTCATTTAGACTTGGTGATAAAGTCCGCGTGAAAGTGATAGACATTAACGAAGATCGGAACGAGATAGATTTTGAGCTTGTTGATTAG